From a region of the Phragmitibacter flavus genome:
- a CDS encoding Rne/Rng family ribonuclease, with amino-acid sequence MALAIVKKIKEFFTGQKDITSGTRIVINCERLENRVALLENGALEEYSIERVGTTHLVGSVYKGRIKNIEQGLKAMFVDIGLEKNAFLHFWDAIPEALNAQAMEEIDRGGSNRKKSKTITAKDIPSLYPIGAEILVQITKGPVGNKGPRVTTNISLAGRLLVLMPQNDSCGISRKIDDPKERARLRKIVEKLHLPEGMGIIMRTEAAGKRARHIIRDLSILVEQWNEIVERRDSKQVPICCFEEPDVFERTVRDFLTDEIDEIACDDIAVVQRMKEIVAPISRRALRRITHFTGPGSIFDRYNVQRQIDSAFYREVWLKCGGYIVIDQTEALISIDVNTGRNKGKSANDDKVILETNLEAAAEVARQLRLRNMGGLVVVDFIDMKQRRDQQAVYKTMVDHTRRDKAKTQVLPLSQFGLMEMTRQRLHESLSDALYEPCPHCAGHGQIKTPLTMSVEIQRRLSSVLQRIGETDRDLVVTIHPDVMQRLRTSDDQILVDLERKYQARMTFRTDASFNREHYIITNARTGDEIKN; translated from the coding sequence ATGGCTCTCGCAATTGTGAAAAAAATTAAGGAATTCTTCACCGGACAAAAAGACATCACCAGCGGCACCCGCATTGTCATCAACTGTGAAAGACTCGAAAACCGCGTCGCCCTCCTCGAGAACGGTGCCCTCGAAGAATACTCGATCGAACGCGTGGGCACCACCCACCTCGTCGGCAGCGTTTACAAAGGCCGCATCAAAAACATCGAGCAGGGCCTCAAGGCCATGTTCGTCGACATCGGCCTTGAGAAAAACGCCTTCCTCCACTTCTGGGATGCCATCCCCGAAGCCTTGAACGCCCAGGCCATGGAGGAGATTGATCGCGGCGGCTCCAACCGAAAAAAATCCAAAACCATCACCGCCAAGGACATCCCGAGCCTCTACCCGATCGGCGCTGAAATCCTCGTCCAGATCACCAAAGGTCCCGTCGGCAACAAAGGCCCGCGTGTCACCACCAACATCTCCCTCGCCGGACGTCTCCTGGTGCTGATGCCCCAAAACGATTCCTGCGGCATCTCCCGCAAGATCGACGATCCCAAAGAGCGCGCCCGCCTGCGCAAAATCGTCGAAAAATTGCACCTGCCCGAAGGCATGGGCATCATCATGCGCACCGAAGCCGCCGGCAAACGCGCCCGTCACATCATTCGCGACCTTTCCATCCTCGTTGAACAGTGGAACGAAATCGTCGAACGCCGCGACAGCAAACAAGTCCCCATCTGCTGCTTTGAAGAACCCGATGTCTTCGAACGCACCGTCCGCGACTTCCTCACCGATGAAATCGACGAAATTGCCTGCGATGACATCGCCGTCGTGCAACGCATGAAGGAAATCGTCGCCCCCATCTCCCGGCGCGCTCTTCGTCGCATCACCCACTTCACCGGCCCCGGTTCCATCTTCGACCGCTACAACGTTCAGCGCCAGATCGACTCCGCGTTCTATCGCGAAGTCTGGCTCAAATGCGGCGGCTACATCGTCATCGACCAAACCGAAGCCCTCATCTCCATCGACGTCAACACCGGACGCAACAAAGGCAAGTCCGCCAACGACGACAAGGTCATCCTCGAAACCAACCTCGAAGCCGCCGCCGAAGTCGCCCGTCAGCTCCGCCTCCGCAACATGGGCGGACTCGTGGTCGTCGACTTCATCGACATGAAACAGCGCCGCGACCAGCAGGCCGTCTACAAAACCATGGTCGACCACACCCGGCGCGACAAGGCCAAGACCCAGGTCCTGCCGCTCTCCCAGTTCGGCCTCATGGAGATGACCCGTCAGCGCCTGCACGAAAGCCTTTCCGACGCCCTTTACGAACCCTGCCCGCATTGCGCTGGACACGGACAGATCAAAACCCCGCTCACCATGAGTGTGGAAATCCAGCGTCGCCTCAGCTCCGTGCTTCAACGCATTGGCGAGACCGACCGCGACCTCGTCGTCACCATCCATCCCGATGTCATGCAGCGTCTGCGCACCAGCGACGACCAGATCCTCGTCGACCTCGAACGCAAATACCAGGCCCGCATGACGTTCCGCACCGATGCCAGCTTCAACCGCGAGCACTACATCATCACCAACGCTCGCACCGGCGATGAAATCAAAAACTGA
- a CDS encoding metallophosphoesterase family protein translates to MNRTFAIGDIHGCLTALQILDEHLQFGPGDLVITLGDYVDRGADSAGVVDYLLALATRTQLIPLRGNHEVMMLDSRHDPHTLQLWIANGGDATLASYTAPPLSCISESHWSFLNATLPYHELQSDFFVHANVNPELPLDQQTEESLYWQHLGKQLPHVSGRRMICGHTSQKSGEVLNLGHTVCIDTWACGNGWLTALEVSSNDYWQANQKGQLRQSRLS, encoded by the coding sequence ATGAATCGCACCTTCGCCATCGGTGACATCCACGGTTGTCTCACCGCTCTTCAGATCCTGGACGAACACCTGCAGTTTGGTCCAGGAGATCTCGTCATCACCCTCGGCGACTACGTCGATCGTGGTGCCGACTCCGCAGGCGTCGTCGACTACCTGCTCGCCCTCGCCACCCGCACCCAGCTCATCCCCCTTCGCGGCAACCACGAGGTCATGATGCTCGACAGCCGCCACGATCCTCACACCCTACAGCTGTGGATCGCCAACGGCGGCGACGCCACCCTCGCCTCCTACACTGCTCCTCCACTTTCCTGCATTTCCGAATCCCACTGGAGTTTTTTGAATGCCACCCTGCCCTACCACGAGCTTCAATCCGATTTCTTTGTTCATGCCAACGTGAACCCCGAGCTTCCTCTCGACCAACAAACCGAGGAATCCCTCTACTGGCAGCACCTCGGCAAGCAACTCCCCCATGTTTCTGGTCGCCGTATGATCTGCGGCCACACCTCACAAAAATCCGGTGAGGTCCTCAACCTTGGTCACACCGTGTGCATCGACACCTGGGCCTGCGGCAACGGCTGGCTGACCGCCCTGGAAGTCAGTTCCAACGACTACTGGCAGGCCAATCAAAAAGGCCAGCTGCGGCAAAGCCGCCTATCCTAA
- a CDS encoding YidB family protein, whose translation MSLFEDLGKKLLGGMLSGKEGGGGGDLISVVMQLLQDSGRMQGLLLRFQQAGFGAEVQSWIGNGSNLPLNGEQVQKALGAILPQLAQQTGFNEDLLAKGVAKLLPGLVNDLSPDGEHVEEGDLTGHLQKILGGGLGRLFS comes from the coding sequence ATGAGCTTGTTTGAAGATCTTGGGAAAAAACTGCTGGGTGGAATGCTTTCTGGTAAGGAAGGCGGTGGTGGTGGGGATCTGATCTCGGTGGTGATGCAGTTGTTGCAGGACTCGGGGCGTATGCAGGGACTTTTGCTGAGGTTTCAGCAAGCGGGTTTTGGGGCGGAGGTTCAATCATGGATCGGCAACGGCTCCAATCTGCCGTTGAATGGCGAACAGGTGCAAAAGGCTTTGGGGGCGATTCTTCCCCAACTCGCGCAACAGACGGGCTTTAATGAAGACTTGCTGGCCAAGGGGGTGGCGAAGTTGCTGCCGGGTTTGGTGAACGACCTATCACCAGATGGCGAACATGTGGAAGAGGGCGATCTGACCGGTCATCTGCAAAAGATCCTCGGTGGGGGCCTCGGGCGATTGTTTAGTTGA
- the thiS gene encoding sulfur carrier protein ThiS — protein sequence MMMLVFVNGSKREVAEALSLPGLLDELDLSGKPVVVELNEVALLPREYGATILAEGDRVEIVQITAGG from the coding sequence ATGATGATGCTGGTGTTCGTCAATGGTTCGAAGCGCGAGGTGGCGGAGGCGCTCAGCCTACCTGGTCTGCTTGATGAGCTTGATTTGTCGGGCAAGCCGGTGGTGGTGGAATTGAACGAGGTGGCGCTATTGCCTAGGGAGTATGGGGCGACGATTTTGGCCGAGGGTGATCGGGTGGAGATTGTTCAAATCACGGCGGGGGGATAG
- the thiH gene encoding 2-iminoacetate synthase ThiH: MQRVASLLEPKTGAELQRMAQESQALTRRNFGRTMRMFAPLYVSNECVNNCQYCGFSRDNPIFRVTLTVDQVVREARHLADQGFRNILLVAGEHPRFVSEGYLEECLEAIREFVPTIGIEVGPMETPEYELMVRAGCEGLVVYQETYVRDVYAKMHTAGPKKDFDWRLDCPERGYAAGFRRIGLGALFGLADWREEALALAGHLEHLYKHCWKASFTVAFPRLRPAAGGFQPMTGFTDAQLLQTMCAFRIAFPEVGMVMSTRESAKLRDALAPLGVTVMSAGSHTEPGGYTGQGKDDLHLTVKGRRVELERRSSCDQAEGQFGIADLRSPDEVSKALMAQGLDPVWKDWDASILQEESLVEVG, from the coding sequence ATGCAACGTGTGGCATCGCTTCTTGAGCCCAAGACGGGTGCTGAACTCCAGAGGATGGCGCAGGAGTCGCAGGCACTAACGCGACGCAATTTTGGTCGGACGATGCGGATGTTTGCGCCGCTTTATGTGTCCAACGAATGCGTGAACAACTGTCAGTATTGCGGGTTTTCCCGGGACAATCCGATCTTTCGGGTGACGTTGACGGTGGATCAGGTGGTGAGGGAGGCGCGGCATCTGGCGGATCAGGGATTCCGCAACATCCTGTTGGTGGCGGGTGAGCATCCGAGGTTTGTCTCGGAGGGGTATTTGGAAGAGTGCTTGGAGGCGATTCGAGAATTTGTTCCGACGATCGGAATCGAGGTGGGGCCGATGGAAACGCCCGAGTATGAGTTGATGGTGCGGGCGGGGTGTGAAGGATTGGTGGTGTATCAGGAGACCTATGTGCGTGATGTGTATGCGAAGATGCATACGGCTGGGCCGAAGAAGGATTTTGACTGGCGCCTGGATTGTCCGGAACGGGGATATGCGGCGGGTTTCAGGCGCATTGGGCTGGGGGCGTTGTTTGGTCTGGCCGATTGGCGGGAGGAGGCGCTGGCGTTGGCCGGTCATCTTGAGCATTTGTATAAACACTGCTGGAAGGCTTCGTTTACGGTGGCGTTTCCGCGGCTGCGACCTGCTGCTGGTGGCTTTCAGCCAATGACGGGTTTTACGGATGCACAGTTGTTGCAGACCATGTGCGCTTTCAGGATCGCTTTTCCAGAAGTGGGAATGGTGATGAGCACGAGGGAGTCAGCGAAGCTGAGGGATGCTCTGGCACCGTTAGGCGTGACGGTGATGAGTGCGGGAAGTCACACCGAGCCGGGAGGATATACGGGGCAGGGGAAGGATGATCTCCATTTGACGGTGAAAGGGCGGCGGGTGGAGCTTGAGCGACGTTCTTCCTGTGATCAGGCGGAGGGACAATTCGGCATTGCTGATTTGCGCAGCCCTGACGAAGTCTCCAAAGCGTTGATGGCTCAGGGGTTGGATCCGGTCTGGAAAGATTGGGATGCGTCGATCTTGCAGGAAGAATCTTTGGTGGAAGTGGGATGA